Proteins found in one Lycium ferocissimum isolate CSIRO_LF1 chromosome 6, AGI_CSIRO_Lferr_CH_V1, whole genome shotgun sequence genomic segment:
- the LOC132061568 gene encoding uncharacterized protein LOC132061568: MANFIADTKNKIQDLFVYLVSCGKSSKEPGNEQGLAIDVPGNAQDHGLVIIDISGNAEGQEPIVPTSSEPENSKEQEKENNEMFYGKTVKPDNKAYIDFLLFILLSPWTWIRLLIQFFVKYINKSKCKVV, translated from the exons ATGGCTAATTTCATCGCAGATACGAAGAACAAGATTCAAGATCTATTCGTATACCTTGTTTCTTGTGGAAAATCTtctaaag AACCAGGAAATGAGCAAGGGCTAGCAATAGATGTGCCAGGAAATGCACAAGACCATGGACTGGTAATAATAGATATATCAGGAAATGCTGAAGGCCAAGAACCAATAGTACCAACAAGTAGTGAGCCAGAAAATTCAAAGGAACAAGAgaaggaaaataatgaaatgttTTATGGGAAGACTGTAAAGCCTGATAATAAAGCTTATATTGATTTTCTATTGTTCATATTACTCTCTCCTTGGACTTGGATTAGATTATTAATCCAgttttttgttaaatatatcAATAAGAGTAAATGCAAGGTTGTGTAA
- the LOC132060131 gene encoding uncharacterized protein LOC132060131, which yields MKSKIRVLFESLISCGKPAKGDDKDQGSIVTDDSKHAQQEQEHQKVIKDEQKHAQGHGLIVKHEPKIAQGQVKDETTKAKEQVQGAFVYRARITAYRKITLSSRQARSPPRRMPRSPPTG from the exons ATGAAGAGCAAGATCAGAGTTCTGTTTGAATCTCTCATATCATGTGGAAAACCTGCTAAAG GAGATGACAAAGACCAAGGATCCATAGTAACAGATGACTCAAAACATGCacaacaagaacaagaacatCAAAAAGTGATAAAAGATGAACAAAAACATGCACAAGGCCATGGACTAATAGTGAAACATGAACCAAAAATTGCACAAGGACAGGTGAAAGATGAAACAACAAAAGCAAAAGAACAAGTACAAGGGGCTTTTGTATATAGAGCACGTATAACAGCATATCGAAAAATAACACTATCTTCACGACAAGCAAGATCTCCACCCAGACGAATGCCTCGTTCTCCTCCAACTGGCTGA